The genome window AGCAGTTGTGGTGGTCCCCATCATCCCAGGTCTATGACCAAGGTTACTGAAAGTCAGGAAAACATCAAGGTGAGATGTAATACTCAAACCCGGTGAAGTGCCGTAGCTATGGAATGGGATAGCATCCCCACCTCCTAAACTTTTTggataaagaaaaggaaataccTTGTATCTTATTTGATTCAGGAAAATAAGAGTGCATCCAGCTTTTGAAGCATTGCCTGACATTTTACGCAAAGCTTGACTCATAAGCCTTGCCTGCAAACCCATTTGCTGCATTCCAATTTCTCCCTATGCAGAGGAGAATGAACTAAGTAGAAGGCATTGGTGACAAATTATCAGGTTCTAAAGTTGAAAAGAGAAGCATGTTTCTCACTTCTATTTCAGCTCGTGGGGTAAGAGCTGACACTGAATCAATGCAAATGAGATCCACAGCACCAGATCTACACATGCGATCCGCAACTGAGACAAGACATATTTCAACTAAAGTAAGTGCATCTCCAGAGCTGAAGCTCAATCATCAGAAAATGTTCGCAAAGGTTTTCATTCTTCCAATGTTAACAAGGGAAAGAAATTACTCTCTAGAGCCATCTCTCCATTATCAGGTTGGCAGACAATCAAATTTTCTACATCTACCCCCAATGCCTTTGAGTAAGCTGGATCAAAAACATGCTCAGCATCGACAAGCATTGCATTACCACCTAGCTTCTGCAtattcaatttcaaaataacttCATTTGGTCTTAAGGCAGAAAAGAACCCAACATAGAAATATGACCTAATAAAATCATCCCCAGAGCTACCTTCCAAGGGCAACTAAATCACTCTACTTGATTTTTTGAGCAGCTGTTTAATCTTGTATTGTTTTCCAGTTCACTAAACTGGCACTTCAGATATGAAAATAGTAAAATGACTCGCCTTTTCCAGCCTTGATTCCCAACCCCAACCCAAAAAGGGAAAGGGAGAAACCAGCAATGAATGTACATCTGTGATTGTCCCTGCATAGTTCATGTATGTACAGAATAGCAATTTAGACACATAGTGTACCTGTACTTCCGCAATTGCATGGAGTGCAAGAGTGGTCTTTCCACTACTTTCCGGTCCATAAATCTGAGATACAAAATAATTAGAGATGTCAAGAACAAAAATACAATGATTAAGTTAATTAGATGGAAATGACTCAACAATTGCCATCAATTACCAAATAGAAAGTTATACAGGATGCATTCTCTACTGGAATTAATGTGAGAAATTCTACAATTGTCACCACGACACTGCACTTATTACTTATATTAAATTCTGGTTGTATTGCAGTGCTGTGTCATACATGTTCTTGGTAAGTAGAAGCAACATCCCTGTGGATGTCATTTACATGTGATggattcttcttcttttttttttttgggcaagtATAAGTACTTATATTGATAACCATAGAAGAACACTTGGTGGTGATTTCATCCCTAAAAGAAAGTAACCAGTTATCCTTGACATAAGTCATATACACGAATAATTACCACAGCAATATTAGAtggaaaacagcaaaaaaaagtactaaatgTAAGACCTCCACGATTCTCCCTTTGGGAAGGCCACCACCCAACGCAATGTCTAATGTCAAGCAGCCACTTGGAAAAGTTTCACTGCAACCAAAGGAATAGACCAAGATCCTTATATATTTGCAGTAGTCATAGTATTTTGACTCTTCCTTTGTACAGGTAATGTGAGATCAAGATTTGTTTATGAAATAAAAGAACATACACCAAGGCCCCGCCTGCACCGCCAAGTCTTGTAACACTTCCTTTCCCAAATGAGTTGTTTATGTCATTCATTGCTGTTTCCAATGCTTTTTGCTGGAAAAATGTTTTAAGTAATCAAGTTAGCACCAAGCCGTCATTAATCCACATAGTGCAGCAACAGTTTACATCTATACTTTGTCAAGATGAATTGGCAGCATGAGGTTTAAGCACTCCTAAGTCGTTAGTTTTCAAAGCCAACCTTACTCAGAGACCAAGTAATGCTAATTTAGTAGTTTGAAATATTCCATCAGGTAATAAACACTGATGAGAAACCAAATGCATGATGAAATGGATTATAGAAAGGACATATGTTTCTAAAATAACCTAGCCCAAAATAGAGAAGCCATTTGACTGTGAAGCAGGTATCTTTCACTTCACCAAGAAGAAAGCAGAGAAAATAATCATTCAGAAAGACAGAATAGCAGAGTATcaaacaaacacaaaagggagcTCATTTTGCCGTACATTTACAATTGTGATAATTTTTAGATATAAAATGAACTCCTTTGTACCCCCAATTTTGAAGCATCAGCTGTAAGGAATAAGAAAGTCTCCCTCTTTCATTTTTAAACGTTGCCACTTTAAAAATGAGAAACGAACTATGATATTCATCTGAAAAAATCAATGTTTTTCTTGAGCAAAGAATAGTCTTTTTATCTCGAAACACTTCCTCTTTGAAACTTTTGCCTCCAACGCGCAACATACTAACATTACAGAAGTAAAGGCATTtcatttaaaggaaaaaatgaagtagtaaaagagaagaaattttgaGACAGACCCGGTCAAGAAAACGAGGATCAGAGTCAGCAGAAAGAGCTCCATTGACTTTAGCTTCATATTCGGAGCGAACCCTTAAAGGTCTGGGGGTTAATTTCTGCTTCATAGGAAGGATAGAAGAGCTCTGAGATACCTGAAGAGATGAACAACTCTTACAAGACAAAGTGTAAAGTGACGAATAATACCTCTTACTCGTATCACTCAAGGATAAAAATTGGGGTTTTATTGAGTAAAAGGTTAACTCCATCACAATAGTCCAATTTAGTCTGGTTTCTTTTAAGTATCAAATATAATACTCCTAGTAACGATTCTTTCTTTCTGCCACTGGACTGACACAGAGAGGGGGGTTCATAAGAAGAGCATTGAGCGTTGAAGTTGAGAAGGAAGACGTTTATAAAGCGGGGGAGAGGCGCTTGGAGCCTTTACTTTGGGGCCTTGAAAGACATCATCATGTCAGAGTTGAGAGATTCCACTGAATATATGGGGCAAATTCATAAAAGGAGGAAACTATAAGGGTTTTCATGCAATTAAAGCGAAGGGGTACGAGGGAGTAAAAGTAAAAGGTTCACGTATGGtaatagaaaaagaaatagagaaACAAGGAAGTAAATTTTGGGAATTGCAAGAAAACTCTGAAGACAATGGCGGAAGAAACGCCGGAAGGACACCTGGTAGAGTCCATGTCGGCGGAGGAGGAGGCCTCACCCAATAAGAATGATGGGAATGACGGGACAAGTTCGGAAGAATCTTCACTGGGAAGGTGTCTCTCTACCTTGATCTCTACGATAATTCAAGATTTCGATAACAGAGCTGAACACACTCTTCGCAGCCAAGATCAACTCTCCTTCGCCCTCCATCGTCTTACTGCAGgttcactcttttttttctttctacttgCCTTCCCCATTTCTCCAAAATCTCTCTCCCCCAAAACCAACCCACCTCTGCCCTTAGTTTTAGCTTAATTATCTTTTTGCCCAGCTTGTCCCTCTTttgccttttatttatttatttttttcgttTCACTATGGCATATTGCAATAAATTGCTCATGCTACTTCCTGGAGGAGTGTTACCGGCATCTGGGCTATTTAGCTTTTGTTTTTATGTACATGTTTGTGAGCTCTATccctttttcttgtattttggtgggttctttttttccttaaaattgtTATAGGAATTTAGTAGTTGATTTTACTGACTATATGTAATGTGAACTTTCAGAGCTTGATCAATTGTTAGATGATGCACCATTGCCTTTCGTTATGCAGCATGCTGCCAGAATTTCTGGTGTTAGGAAAAGGTTTACATCTCTAAATTCAGTTTTAAAGTCCATACAGCGCCGCATTGATAATATAGATCGAACCTTGTCAGCTGCCTCGCTCCAAGGTAGTGTTCTTCCTTGCTGGACCTCACTTTTATATGTTAATTTGTTTGCTAAGATGCATCAATCTGGAAATGCCATGATTCATTCGTTTACCAGAGGAACATATTTTACTGTTGTAGCTTCGTGCTTGTAGACATTTCAAGCTTTTAAGCACTCCTATCAGATTTACATGatgtttttttttgcttttatagATTCTGTGATGTTCATTACAGCCCATTGTGCACATATTGAATAGGTGAGATTCTCAACAACGGGATGTTGCAAGTTGTTTTGGCACCCATAGATCACAGAACTACCTGCATTATGTTGTCTCTTTTGTCTGGTTCATTTGTTAATGGTTCCTTCGAGTGGCATTGGATAACTTTGGTTGCAAGTCGGCTGTGAGGTTCGGAAAATATAAAGCTTGCAGATTTGGACTTAAAAGAAACAAGTAGAAACGATATGATAGATTTCCTTCAGATTGGTTGAGCACTGCTTCTGACGTAATTGTTCTACATAGGAAAGCATGTTCTCACTAATAGGGATCCTTGCACCAAAAGGGCCTTCTTCTgaacgctttttttttttttttaaataactttATGTGATGGTAAGCTTTTTTCTTAACCTCTCTTATAGGGTGGGAAAAGGTTGACTAGTTTACTCTGCTTATCTTTTCACAAATACCTAGTACATGGTAATCATCTGTTTGCATATTGCTACGTGCTTGTTTTCACAGAGTTTAATTCCATAATACCTTGTGCTCTCTCAATCACCACGTACCGGCGCTCTGCGGTTTTACATTTTGCACTTGTTAACCGGAAGCTTTTGTTCGCATCAACTGTTAAAGCTTGCTCAAcgtttcaatttcttttttgctCAATGGCATCTGGCAGAGAAAGTGCTAACAGAAAGCGGGGGAACACATTAAGTAAGCTACATCTGACGTTCATCGCTCACTGCTGCATTGTCATGGTGGATACTTTGTGGGACAAACAATTATGTAATTCAGAAATTTGGAGCAGATTGCTTTTGGAGGCTTGTTTCTGAAATTGATGATCTGAATGCACAGGGCCCCAGATTTGTCCCCTAGTTTCTTGAATGCACAGGGTCTTTTTATACTCCTTTATGGTTCTGTGTCTGATTTTTTTCCTGAGGTCTGCAATGCAATGCCCATGCATGGTCTCACCCCTTTCACTCTCGGACTACTGCTACTTTTCTTTAACTCTGATGCTAGTGGGCTTTAGTCGCAAGGGCGCGTAAATTGGGAATTGTATACGTTCTGTGCTTTCGTAGAATCTTGGGCCCGTGGCTCATGTGAGGCCAGATTTTGTCCTCTATGAATCCATGGAAGAGTAAGTAGATGGGGCCATGCTGCCGCTGCGAGCCCTTAAGCTGTCAGTTCAGGTCCGGTGGACAACTTAAGTAGCTCAAACAATTCTAATGATTAGCGCAATTGCCAGGAAATTTCGATGTCGAACAAATTAAATGGCATGCGCAATTCTTAGGAAAAGATCAGCTACGTTACTAAGTAGCAAGTTCGAGCCTCCGCTGTGCTGGATTCCTCCGCGCACTTAACCTGCTAGGGTCGGGTTGGGGCGTAGGGTCTgggccgcaggggattagtcgggtctCGTAAGAATTGATTCGGATATCTCTGtgttgatttaaaaaaaaaaaaaaagttactaaGTAGCAAGTGGACACAacgaaataaattaaattagCAAGAAACAATTAGAACTCGATCAacacgcttttttttttttttttgggtgggacTGAATTCATTTACTTGAGCTAAACGTGCAAGAAGTTTAGTTCCAAATATAAGTTGAAATCGCAgagcaaccaaaaaaaaaaaaagcttcttTCTTGTTCATGCGTGTAGTTTCTTAGTACTGTTTCTTTCATTTCAGAACGCCCTTGACTTTAACCAAATGAAGAACTAAAAAGCCTGCCTTCTTCTTGTCTTGCTGATGCATTTGAATATGCAGATGTCACCTGAGTACCCACACCCGCCTCTTGTTGCTGAATTAAACAGAGATTAGTCATCATAATCTCGGGTTGAATACCACTCACTCGCATTCTTAATCCTTCAAAACACCAACGAccgcgtgtgtgtgtgtgtgtgtgtttttttggttggggagggggaagggggcgGATAACTTGCTAGCAAAAGAAAGGTTTTTCGGTCACAAGAACGTAAGATGTTGAAATTTGAGGAACATTACTTGTCGAGGCTTCGCCATGAGTTTAGTTGAAAATCGACTAATAATCAATCAAGTGGAGACAATCTTCCTGTTGCTTAGGAGGATAACTGGGGgcccaaataaattttttttttttttaagaaaaggaaaaatggacaaCACTTTCTTTTCATCCAATCCGATAATTCTGCGAGTTTGGTAATAAGTTGCTTTCACAAATCCCTTGCGCTCGGGGACTATTGTAATTATGAAATGGGAAACTGAGGTTCTAAGTAGACTTTTAGCTCCAAACCTTAACCTAATTCTATCACTTATATCTTTGTCACAATATATAATTAGATGCAATGCTGATGCACCATCAATTCCATTAACTAATTTTAAACACAGTACAATACTATTTTCTTCTTCTGATGACTTGAGACTTACCAAGCCGTCCCTATCGTTTAGTTGAGCTTCCAACTATCGATTTCAAAGCAAACATCAATTAATATTCAGTGGCTGACACCCGTGTGGAATTCGTAAACAACAGAGACCTCTTTGTTTATGGGGTCATATTCTTGGGTTTATATGCATTATCCATGTGAAAATGAAACAAGCCGACCTCTTTGATAGACTTTTGTTGAATCGCGTTGCGCTAATGAAGTTAAGTGTtattacccccccccccccccccccccccccccccccccccggcgaTCAAGAAAACGTCAATCAATACCACTGCACTGCTAATTAATGTCGACATTTCTGTGATCTTAATTTTGACCCTAGTGTTCATCTAACATTGCAGTATGTGTTATGTTTGGCAGCATAGGGATTTTAGTTGAAGCCATCCATCAAAACGGAGAAAAAATATGAGGGGTTGGTGATCCATCATTTAGTAGTTGTACTTTTTTTATATGCAGGAGTTGTTtgctttttttttgagtttgatgttttggcatTTTCCTTTAGGGAATCATGGAGCAATAATAAGATACAGTAGCGGGAGAGTTTTTCGGGTACAGTTGACTTCTCATCCCCGAACGCTAACTAAAATGGATCCTTTGCTTCTTCTACGGGCCTGCTTCGGCCACCCAAgacgtatatatatatttctgttAATTCGAAATTTTTGTATGCAGCAGCCTTTAATCcttttattatttatcaaaacCTTGCCAATTCAAACTCGTTGTGTACGTACGTGTGCTCGATCGCTGCTCTCTGTCAACTGGGTCGAGCAACGCACGTAAAGGCCTTCTTCAAAGCTATCAATGTCAAGCTGAGTGCATGCAAGTTGACCGGTGAAGGCCTCAGTTCTTATCCAACCTGCTTTGGCATTAATTAATTTGTAGTTATCTTTTCCAAGAAATGGTAGCAAATAGGTTTCCGAAATCATAAGAACTCGAGAGGAATCAGAGTTCTGGAAAACTGATCGTGAGTTTAGACTTGGTGACAAGATTTATACACTATAGTATTATGTATGAGTAGCAATATGCACTATAGTGTTCATGCATAATCAATACATACAGTTAAGAATTGCAGTTTCCTTGAAAAGTTTTAGGACATCTTAGAAGTAAGGAAATTTCTAACCTACGGCAACGCTTATTAATTTGTTATCAGCACTGCTTTAATTTTACTCATGTTAGAGAAGAAAAATATTCCTGCTCTTCCCTTTCAGCACAACTTCATAAAGATCTTGTTCTCGGTTTATTATCTTAACTAATTAGTATAACTTTTGATATTgaataatcactttttatgaTATTCTCAATTACTTTTGTATACAGATTATAGATTTTTTCTAATAGTAAAAAAAACTATAGAATTCATCGTCGATCGAAGAGTagcttttattgattttgattatttttttaatcacttaACATATTCAAGTAATATAACATTTAAAGTAAATGAGAATATATAAGGTCAAAATGTCTAGTTAAAAATTCAAGTGATGATaggggtatttttatcttttttttttttccacgtGGTGAAACTGTCAAAGGAAGGATCATTAACATATGCACAGCCTCATTAATTAATTTGAATAGGGATTCAGGATTATTTTAAGAtcttaaaattttgtttatcctttgtgatgaagaagaaaaattaattgcGTTAAAAACTTGTTGAAGGAAGAGGAAGTGACATAAAGCGCATAAGAATACGAGATATGGAAAATGAGATGCTGAAGAAGAGAAGAACACGGTGcatatttactttctttttgtgtgtgtgtgtgtgtgtgtgtttcgaTTGTCCTACACATATCAGATATTAATAATACTTGAAGAAAAACCaggtcatatatatatatatgtacataaccTAGAGCAATGGAATTAGTTTTAATTTGTAAACAAATAATCCCACCAGCCCGGAGCGACCCGGCCCAGCTCCGTAGCGTTGGAGTGAATCAGTATTGGTTATTCCACATGGTAGAAAGCGCCACTTCAGATAAAAAACTGTCGGAGGTACTTGCTTCCCCAAAGCTTGGAGAGCCTTTGACGTTTGGGGAGGCATTTTCCATCCTCGTAAGTTGGTTCAAGACAGCCTTTATGACCTTTTGTTCACGGCAAGAGGAGCTGAAATATGCTCCAAAGTCTGGTATGCCTCCAAAATTAAAAGTGGGCATGTTCTTGGTGGAAAAGCTGGGAACGTCCATATGGGCGAGGTATGAGAAGGGCTGGCTGTTGTTGTTGGCTTGGTCGGGTGAGAAAATGGAGAAGCAGGGCACTTGCTCGTGCTCGTTGGTATTGGTCTGAGTTTGGCCGAATTTGAAGTAGGGATCCATTAATGGGGGCAAAGGTGAAGGGCTAGTCTCACCATCGTAGCTGTTCATGTCCATGCCTTGTTTGGCAGCAATAATATTATTGTCTCTATTCTTGAAGAAAACCCTGCATAACACCCAATCCTCCTGCTGCTTTCATGCAAAACGAACGCAAATATAGAGTATATTTTAGCTCCACTTATAATATTATGTTACACTGATTGAAAAGAAAGACACAAAATTAAAGAGAATAAGAGAGACGTGAAACGGACAAATATGGTAGCTGGAATTTAGGAAGATGAACAAATTGAAGCAAATTTCAGCGCCTGAGCAATTGCTCGTCTTTAGGGTTTTGTATTCATATCATGAAAATTGAGGCTTAATTACGTCAACTTAATTTAACACGTACCGTCTAATGGGACTcggaaaattaaaatttatgtttcaaaattatcttcactttgttcaaaacaaaaattcttCTATCAAGTTTGTTGAACCTATATTAATTACCATTCGTTTTTGGATACACAATGCGTTCTCCCCTTTCTTAATCATGGGTTATTTGGGTTGGGAAATCTTCGAGCAAGCCAAGAGCCAAAGGTTTCCGGCGCATAAGGATTAGGAAGCATAATGGAATTTCAGGGCACTATAAAATGTTTTGCATCTTGAGCGTTATTATAAGAGAATAATAATTAGACAAACACGGACACTCCTAAGGATTATGTACTAGCATCGATCTTTGACTTTGTCAGAACTGATGAGACAAAATTTTGATGCTGTGCCAATAAGaaattctcaaaaactatttgcAGAACTGTTTTTTAGCGCAAAAAAGATTCCGAGTCAGATGTCAGGAACTTCATAAAAAAGACGAGACATACTAGTAATAAAATCAGAGGGTGGCTATTGACCACTGATCAAATTTAACACTCATTCGGCCGATTAAGTACCCGTCAGATTCCCGATTCAATTGGTCCACTCCCTTAAAAGAGTCGCTTCCCTTTATTCTAAATTACTAACTAACCTCAGTATGGTAAACTGTCAAAGTTAGGACTTCTAATtctcacccttttttttttcttccctttttccagtaaaaaaaatttaaggaaaGGGGGAAGAAGAGTACCTTGAGAGAGGAGAGTTTAGGAGGGCCAAAGGGACCTTCAAGGCGGAACTCATGCATGACCCAATCAGTTTTTCTTCCCTTTGGTGCTCTCCCTTGATAGAACACCAAGGTTTTCCTCATCCCCACCAGGGTACCCTTGCGCAGCACCGGCCTGTCTTTTCCGGTGGCCTTCCAATATCCCGATAACGTAGCTCTATTTGTTCTCAATCCAGTTGCATATTTCCGGTCACGCTGGCTGTAGAAATAATACTCCTTCCCCCCTACACACGCATTTTCTGCTCCAAATCCAATCCATGCATCCATTAAAGATATAAGCAAATTAATCAtctaagccaaaaaaaaaatgtggacATGAATCAAATATAAAAGCGAGAATCAAGACAGGTAAAAAGAGAAATTCACTGACATCATAGCAGGGGCAACGATGTAACGGGGACGAAAAATACCACTTGCTAAAAGACGCGTCAGTAAGTGCGGAAAAAGGAGCTATGGCATCACGACGACTAA of Coffea arabica cultivar ET-39 chromosome 5c, Coffea Arabica ET-39 HiFi, whole genome shotgun sequence contains these proteins:
- the LOC113690709 gene encoding DNA repair protein recA homolog 1, chloroplastic isoform X5, yielding MNDINNSFGKGSVTRLGGAGGALVETFPSGCLTLDIALGGGLPKGRIVEIYGPESSGKTTLALHAIAEVQVHYVSKLLFCTYMNYAGTITDVHSLLVSPFPFLGWGWESRLEKKLGGNAMLVDAEHVFDPAYSKALGVDVENLIVCQPDNGEMALEIADRMCRSGAVDLICIDSVSALTPRAEIEGEIGMQQMGLQARLMSQALRKMSGNASKAGCTLIFLNQIRYKIGVYYGNPEVTSGGIALKFFASVRLEIRPIGKIKSVKGDEEIGLKVRVRVQKSKVSRPYKQAEFEIIFGEGVSKLGCVLDCAEIMDIVLKKGSWYSYADQRLGQGRDRALQYLKENPLLSEEVEKMVRSAMAEGVGHVGSSYMKLTPPQHEDEDIFHEMQRE
- the LOC113688783 gene encoding NAC domain-containing protein 21/22 isoform X2, producing MMNLSMVEAKLPPGFRFHPRDEELICDYLMKRVACCDQPPLMIEVDLNKCEPWDIPENACVGGKEYYFYSQRDRKYATGLRTNRATLSGYWKATGKDRPVLRKGTLVGMRKTLVFYQGRAPKGRKTDWVMHEFRLEGPFGPPKLSSLKQEDWVLCRVFFKNRDNNIIAAKQGMDMNSYDGETSPSPLPPLMDPYFKFGQTQTNTNEHEQVPCFSIFSPDQANNNSQPFSYLAHMDVPSFSTKNMPTFNFGGIPDFGAYFSSSCREQKVIKAVLNQLTRMENASPNVKGSPSFGEASTSDSFLSEVALSTMWNNQY
- the LOC113688783 gene encoding NAC domain-containing protein 21/22 isoform X1, yielding MMNLSMVEAKLPPGFRFHPRDEELICDYLMKRVACCDQPPLMIEVDLNKCEPWDIPENACVGGKEYYFYSQRDRKYATGLRTNRATLSGYWKATGKDRPVLRKGTLVGMRKTLVFYQGRAPKGRKTDWVMHEFRLEGPFGPPKLSSLKQQEDWVLCRVFFKNRDNNIIAAKQGMDMNSYDGETSPSPLPPLMDPYFKFGQTQTNTNEHEQVPCFSIFSPDQANNNSQPFSYLAHMDVPSFSTKNMPTFNFGGIPDFGAYFSSSCREQKVIKAVLNQLTRMENASPNVKGSPSFGEASTSDSFLSEVALSTMWNNQY
- the LOC113688783 gene encoding NAC domain-containing protein 21/22 isoform X3 — encoded protein: MMNLSMVEAKLPPGFRFHPRDEELICDYLMKRVACCDQPPLMIEVDLNKCEPWDIPENACVGGKEYYFYSQRDRKYATGLRTNRATLSGYWKATGKDRPVLRKGTLVGMRKTLVFYQGRAPKGRKTDWVMHEFRLEGPFGPPKLSSLKEDWVLCRVFFKNRDNNIIAAKQGMDMNSYDGETSPSPLPPLMDPYFKFGQTQTNTNEHEQVPCFSIFSPDQANNNSQPFSYLAHMDVPSFSTKNMPTFNFGGIPDFGAYFSSSCREQKVIKAVLNQLTRMENASPNVKGSPSFGEASTSDSFLSEVALSTMWNNQY
- the LOC113690709 gene encoding DNA repair protein recA homolog 1, chloroplastic isoform X1 — its product is MELTFYSIKPQFLSLSDTSKRYYSSLYTLSCKSCSSLQVSQSSSILPMKQKLTPRPLRVRSEYEAKVNGALSADSDPRFLDRQKALETAMNDINNSFGKGSVTRLGGAGGALVETFPSGCLTLDIALGGGLPKGRIVEIYGPESSGKTTLALHAIAEVQVHYVSKLLFCTYMNYAGTITDVHSLLVSPFPFLGWGWESRLEKKLGGNAMLVDAEHVFDPAYSKALGVDVENLIVCQPDNGEMALEIADRMCRSGAVDLICIDSVSALTPRAEIEGEIGMQQMGLQARLMSQALRKMSGNASKAGCTLIFLNQIRYKIGVYYGNPEVTSGGIALKFFASVRLEIRPIGKIKSVKGDEEIGLKVRVRVQKSKVSRPYKQAEFEIIFGEGVSKLGCVLDCAEIMDIVLKKGSWYSYADQRLGQGRDRALQYLKENPLLSEEVEKMVRSAMAEGVGHVGSSYMKLTPPQHEDEDIFHEMQRE
- the LOC113690709 gene encoding DNA repair protein recA homolog 1, chloroplastic isoform X3, which gives rise to MELTFYSIKPQFLSLSDTSKRYYSSLYTLSCKSCSSLQVSQSSSILPMKQKLTPRPLRVRSEYEAKVNGALSADSDPRFLDRQKALETAMNDINNSFGKGSVTRLGGAGGALVETFPSGCLTLDIALGGGLPKGRIVEIYGPESSGKTTLALHAIAEVQVHYVSKLLFCTYMNYAGTITDVHSLLVSPFPFLGWGWESRLEKKLGGNAMLVDAEHVFDPAYSKALGVDVENLIVCQPDNGEMALEIADRMCRSGAVDLICIDSVSALTPRAEIEGEIGMQQMGLQARLMSQALRKMSGNASKAGCTLIFLNQIRYKIGVYYGNPEVTSGGIALKFFASVRLEIRPIGKIKSVKGDEEIGLKVRVRVQKSKVSRPYKQAEFEIIFGEGVSKLGCVLDCAEIMDIVLKKGSWYSYADQRWFALPWQRELDT
- the LOC113690709 gene encoding DNA repair protein recA homolog 1, chloroplastic isoform X4, which codes for MELTFYSIKPQFLSLSDTSKRYYSSLYTLSCKSCSSLQVSQSSSILPMKQKLTPRPLRVRSEYEAKVNGALSADSDPRFLDRQKALETAMNDINNSFGKGSVTRLGGAGGALVETFPSGCLTLDIALGGGLPKGRIVEIYGPESSGKTTLALHAIAEVQVHYVSKLLFCTYMNYAGTITDVHSLLVSPFPFLGWGWESRLEKKLGGNAMLVDAEHVFDPAYSKALGVDVENLIVCQPDNGEMALEIADRMCRSGAVDLICIDSVSALTPRAEIEGEIGMQQMGLQARLMSQALRKMSGNASKAGCTLIFLNQIRYKIGVYYGNPEVTSGGIALKFFASVRLEIRPIGKIKSREMKRLVLRFVYEFKRVRFRGLTSKLNLKSYSERVLASWVVFWIVLK
- the LOC113690709 gene encoding DNA repair protein recA homolog 1, chloroplastic isoform X2, translated to MELTFYSIKPQFLSLSDTSKRYYSSLYTLSCKSCSSLQVSQSSSILPMKQKLTPRPLRVRSEYEAKVNGALSADSDPRFLDRQKALETAMNDINNSFGKGSVTRLGGAGGALVETFPSGCLTLDIALGGGLPKGRIVEIYGPESSGKTTLALHAIAEVQKLGGNAMLVDAEHVFDPAYSKALGVDVENLIVCQPDNGEMALEIADRMCRSGAVDLICIDSVSALTPRAEIEGEIGMQQMGLQARLMSQALRKMSGNASKAGCTLIFLNQIRYKIGVYYGNPEVTSGGIALKFFASVRLEIRPIGKIKSVKGDEEIGLKVRVRVQKSKVSRPYKQAEFEIIFGEGVSKLGCVLDCAEIMDIVLKKGSWYSYADQRLGQGRDRALQYLKENPLLSEEVEKMVRSAMAEGVGHVGSSYMKLTPPQHEDEDIFHEMQRE
- the LOC113690712 gene encoding uncharacterized protein isoform X2: MAEETPEGHLVESMSAEEEASPNKNDGNDGTSSEESSLGRCLSTLISTIIQDFDNRAEHTLRSQDQLSFALHRLTAELDQLLDDAPLPFVMQHAARISGVRKRFTSLNSVLKSIQRRIDNIDRTLSAASLQEKVLTESGGTH
- the LOC113690712 gene encoding uncharacterized protein isoform X1; its protein translation is MAEETPEGHLVESMSAEEEASPNKNDGNDGTSSEESSLGRCLSTLISTIIQDFDNRAEHTLRSQDQLSFALHRLTAELDQLLDDAPLPFVMQHAARISGVRKRFTSLNSVLKSIQRRIDNIDRTLSAASLQDSVMFITAHCAHIE